A region of Clostridium acetobutylicum ATCC 824 DNA encodes the following proteins:
- a CDS encoding phage tail protein: protein MGLLSSVLLEDTAVSTMISKLDKGFEKIIDNVLNLRNQLIEGIGLKNILNDVIEGDNALSQMNSILKNTGEASGMTKRQLMELAEGEGRITAFSENTNIATENLLLTFSNIGKSVFPQALKSVNDMSQALGKDTKTSALELGKALNNPIEGISELESVGVKFTASQKDQISSMQQAGNIAGAQNIILKQLEKQYGGSAEAAGNTFSGQLKILKNNLVSVNSEMLNGMMKTLTNFLKQVNSLVLSMGKITPATQKAAVAFALIAVGIKPTLDGMNKFLALAVKNKNEMKALIISYKNGETAIQKFANSIKILGGKVGNSSGIKKLQSAIESLQIISLYAMDKINLKVKNAASAIRKSMNGVFDKLPEGLSKNIKKVNSDLKISMSGITGTMSKVTSKMGNMSKKIISPLANISKKFVSNIVGISKKVTPVFKLLGKKMTSGLTGLVKLGLKAVGPAALLAAVLVGLGVLQMQSGKKLDSISKQLIAKGPKMIQQFTAKLIAQLPQIMAAGTTLLNNFIKVLTANAPALIHAAASIITALVNGLAVNLPKILPGVIKLIQTILQSIIQNLPTIIMAGLRIILALVQGITNNLPQIINSIIQVTITMINTLSQHLPQIIEMGLKILVAIVQGIVKAIPQLIAAIPQIISAIWNAIKNVSWLQLGSEIINGIIGGIKSAGENLFNSLKDLAGKALNVAKNVLGIHSPSRVFKEEVGLFIPAGVAEGVEENTGGVVNSLNGMASKMVTSIGKNKSNIVDAAKGLVNMNFSTMGRMNLAVAGNTSNPFSTGGDKYNALLHVENLSIANDYDIEALANKLNFYMQKSKAAKGGR, encoded by the coding sequence ATGGGGTTATTAAGTAGTGTGTTGTTAGAAGATACAGCTGTTTCAACAATGATAAGTAAGCTTGATAAAGGTTTTGAGAAAATTATAGATAACGTATTAAATCTTAGAAATCAGCTGATTGAAGGAATAGGTTTAAAAAATATTTTGAACGATGTAATTGAAGGTGATAATGCACTTTCACAAATGAATTCTATACTAAAAAACACTGGAGAGGCTAGTGGAATGACTAAAAGACAGCTTATGGAGCTGGCAGAAGGTGAAGGAAGAATAACAGCTTTTAGTGAAAATACTAATATTGCTACAGAAAATCTATTGCTGACATTTAGCAATATAGGCAAAAGTGTTTTTCCACAAGCACTTAAAAGTGTAAATGATATGTCTCAAGCACTAGGTAAGGATACCAAAACTTCAGCACTTGAACTTGGTAAGGCTTTGAATAATCCAATTGAAGGAATAAGTGAACTAGAAAGTGTAGGAGTGAAATTTACAGCTTCTCAAAAAGATCAGATAAGTTCTATGCAGCAAGCGGGAAATATAGCAGGAGCACAAAATATAATTTTAAAACAATTGGAGAAACAATATGGTGGAAGCGCCGAAGCTGCTGGAAATACATTTTCAGGGCAATTAAAAATATTAAAGAATAATTTGGTAAGTGTTAACAGTGAGATGTTAAATGGGATGATGAAAACTCTAACCAATTTTTTAAAGCAAGTTAATAGTCTTGTTTTAAGTATGGGAAAAATAACACCAGCAACTCAAAAAGCAGCAGTGGCTTTTGCGTTAATAGCAGTGGGGATTAAACCTACCTTAGATGGGATGAATAAATTTTTAGCTTTAGCGGTTAAAAATAAAAACGAAATGAAAGCTCTTATAATAAGCTACAAGAACGGTGAAACAGCAATACAGAAATTTGCAAATTCAATTAAAATACTAGGTGGTAAGGTTGGAAATTCAAGTGGAATAAAAAAACTTCAATCGGCAATTGAAAGTTTGCAAATAATATCACTGTATGCAATGGATAAAATCAATCTTAAGGTTAAAAATGCAGCATCTGCTATAAGAAAAAGTATGAATGGTGTGTTCGATAAACTTCCAGAAGGACTAAGCAAAAATATTAAAAAGGTTAACAGTGATTTAAAAATTAGTATGTCTGGTATTACAGGTACAATGAGTAAAGTCACATCTAAAATGGGCAATATGAGTAAAAAGATTATATCACCATTAGCTAATATTAGTAAGAAATTTGTATCTAATATTGTTGGCATTAGTAAAAAAGTCACACCTGTATTTAAGCTTTTAGGTAAAAAAATGACTTCAGGTTTAACAGGATTGGTTAAATTAGGACTAAAAGCAGTGGGACCCGCAGCATTATTGGCAGCAGTACTTGTTGGCTTAGGTGTGCTTCAAATGCAGTCTGGCAAAAAGTTGGATTCTATTTCAAAACAACTAATAGCAAAAGGGCCGAAGATGATACAACAGTTTACTGCAAAATTAATTGCACAATTACCACAAATCATGGCGGCAGGTACAACTTTATTAAACAATTTTATAAAAGTTCTTACAGCAAATGCGCCAGCTTTAATACATGCAGCAGCTTCAATTATAACAGCTTTAGTTAATGGGTTAGCGGTGAATCTTCCTAAGATATTACCAGGAGTAATAAAACTTATTCAGACTATTTTGCAATCGATTATTCAAAATCTACCTACAATTATCATGGCAGGACTTAGGATAATCTTAGCATTAGTACAAGGAATCACTAATAATCTTCCACAGATAATTAACTCAATTATACAAGTGACAATCACAATGATTAACACACTTTCACAGCATCTTCCACAAATTATTGAAATGGGACTTAAAATACTTGTGGCAATTGTACAAGGAATAGTTAAGGCTATACCTCAATTAATAGCAGCAATTCCGCAAATAATTAGTGCTATATGGAATGCTATTAAGAATGTAAGTTGGCTTCAATTAGGAAGTGAAATTATAAACGGTATCATTGGCGGTATTAAATCAGCAGGAGAAAATTTATTTAACAGCCTTAAGGATTTAGCTGGTAAAGCTCTAAATGTTGCAAAAAATGTGCTTGGAATACATTCACCAAGCAGAGTATTTAAAGAAGAAGTAGGTTTGTTTATTCCTGCTGGAGTCGCTGAAGGAGTTGAAGAAAACACAGGTGGAGTAGTAAATTCCTTAAATGGTATGGCAAGCAAGATGGTAACAAGCATTGGAAAGAATAAAAGCAATATAGTCGATGCAGCAAAAGGACTTGTTAATATGAATTTTTCTACTATGGGAAGAATGAATCTAGCAGTAGCTGGTAATACATCAAATCCTTTTTCAACCGGTGGTGATAAGTACAATGCTTTATTACATGTTGAAAATCTTAGTATTGCAAATGATTATGATATTGAAGCTTTGGCTAATAAACTTAACTTTTATATGCAGAAAAGTAAAGCAGCAAAAGGAGGGAGATAG
- a CDS encoding distal tail protein Dit — translation MFSFNFLGKDSYKDFGVYVEERPSMPLPERNVTLTEVPGLNGSLVEDDGTYKDIVVSVKCNVIDDNLPNILDKIRAWLSSGMGDLIFSNQPDKKYEGRVIEQIDISQETEILGSFQVNFQCKPFKYEVNPQIITLISKGSISNLGSFEANPIIKVYGTGNITLNINDNTVTLTNVVDYITIDSKLMDCYKDTALCNNQMGGEFPKLKLGENTLDWIGNVDKLEVTPNWRWI, via the coding sequence ATGTTTTCTTTTAATTTTTTAGGTAAAGATAGTTATAAAGATTTTGGAGTATATGTTGAAGAAAGACCATCAATGCCTCTGCCTGAGAGAAATGTAACACTTACAGAGGTTCCAGGACTTAACGGAAGTTTGGTGGAGGATGATGGAACTTATAAGGATATTGTCGTATCTGTGAAATGTAATGTTATAGATGATAATCTCCCTAATATACTAGATAAAATAAGAGCTTGGTTAAGTAGTGGTATGGGAGATTTAATATTTTCAAATCAGCCTGATAAGAAATATGAGGGAAGAGTTATAGAGCAGATAGATATTTCCCAGGAAACTGAAATTTTGGGAAGCTTCCAGGTGAATTTTCAATGTAAGCCATTTAAGTATGAGGTGAATCCACAAATAATAACACTTATATCGAAGGGGAGTATAAGTAATTTAGGAAGCTTTGAGGCTAATCCAATAATTAAAGTATATGGAACTGGAAATATAACATTAAATATAAATGATAATACAGTAACTTTAACTAATGTTGTGGATTATATAACTATAGATTCTAAGCTTATGGATTGTTATAAAGACACTGCTTTGTGCAATAATCAGATGGGTGGGGAATTCCCTAAGTTGAAGCTTGGTGAAAATACCCTAGATTGGATAGGTAATGTTGATAAATTGGAAGTAACACCTAATTGGAGGTGGATTTAA